Proteins from one Dama dama isolate Ldn47 chromosome 12, ASM3311817v1, whole genome shotgun sequence genomic window:
- the GPHB5 gene encoding glycoprotein hormone beta-5 codes for MRLVCLILGPTAFLLLAGCGCVVSTSSRDLRTFVGCAVREFTFLAKKPGCRGLRITTDACWGRCETWEKPILEPPYIEAHHRVCTYNETKQVTVKLPNCAPGVDPFYTYPVAVRCDCGACSTATTECETI; via the exons ATGAGGCTGGTGTGCCTTATCCTTGGCCCCACGGCCTTCCTGCTCCTGGCTGGCTGTGGCTGTGTCGTCAGCACCTCCAGCAGGGACCTGCGCACATTTGTGGGCTGTGCAGTGAGGGAGTTTACTTTCCTGGCCAAGAAGCCGGGCTGCAGGGGCCTTCGGATCACCACGGATGCCTGCTGGGGCCGCTGTGAAACCTGGGAG AAGCCCATTTTGGAACCCCCCTACATCGAAGCCCATCATCGAGTCTGTACCTACAATGAGACCAAACAGGTGACGGTCAAGCTGCCCAACTGTGCCCCTGGAGTCGACCCCTTCTACACCTACCCTGTGGCGGTCCGCTGCGACTGCGGGGCCTGCTCCACTGCTACCACGGAGTGTGAGACCATCTGA